In one Alnus glutinosa chromosome 14, dhAlnGlut1.1, whole genome shotgun sequence genomic region, the following are encoded:
- the LOC133857524 gene encoding probable indole-3-pyruvate monooxygenase YUCCA5 has product MENWFRLADHEDFFSRRCIWVNGPVIIGAGPSGLATAACLREQGVPFVVLERAECIASLWQKRTYDRLKLHLPKQFCQLPKLPFPEDFPEYPTKKQFIDYLELYAKRFEINPRFNECVQSARYDETSGLWRVKTAEAEYICRWLVVATGENAECVTPDIEGLAEFGGEVMHACEYKSGEKFKGKKVLVVGCGNSGMEVSLDLCNHNASPSMVCRSSVHVLPREILGKSTFELAVLLMKWLPLWLVDKLLLICAWLVLGNIEKYGLKRPATGPLEYKNTMGKTPVLDIGALEKIRSGDIKVVPGIKRFSRGQVELDNGQKLDIDSVVLATGYRSNVPSWLQEGEFFSKNGFPKAPFPNGWKGNSGLYAVGFTRRGLSGASSDAMRIAQDIGQAWKEETKQKKQTTACHRRCISQF; this is encoded by the exons ATGGAGAACTGGTTTCGTCTTGCTGATCACGAAGATTTCTTCTCTCGTCGGTGCATTTGGGTGAACGGTCCGGTCATAATCGGAGCCGGCCCATCTGGGCTAGCCACGGCGGCTTGCCTTAGAGAGCAAGGAGTGCCCTTTGTTGTCCTCGAAAGAGCAGAGTGCATAGCTTCTCTGTGGCAAAAGCGCACCTACGACAGGCTGAAGCTTCACCTTCCGAAGCAATTCTGCCAGCTCCCTAAGCTTCCTTTCCCTGAAGACTTCCCTGAATACCCCACGAAGAAACAATTCATCGACTATCTTGAGTTGTACGCTAAGCGCTTCGAGATCAACCCGCGGTTCAACGAGTGCGTTCAGTCGGCTAGGTACGATGAGACTAGTGGACTGTGGCGCGTCAAGACCGCTGAAGCTGAATACATTTGCCGGTGGCTTGTGGTGGCCACCGGCGAAAATGCAGAGTGTGTGACGCCTGACATTGAAGGACTAGCCGAGTTCGGCGGCGAAGTTATGCACGCTTGTGAGTACAAGTCCGGGGAAAAGTTCAAGGGAAAGAAAGTACTTGTTGTGGGGTGTGGAAATTCAGGCATGGAAGTTTCCCTTGATCTCTGCAACCACAATGCTTCACCTTCCATGGTGTGCCGTAGCTCG GTTCATGTCTTGCCAAGAGAGATTCTTGGAAAATCTACATTTGAATTGGCGGTTTTGCTGATGAAATGGCTACCCCTTTGGCTGGTTGACAAGCTGCTGTTGATTTGCGCGTGGTTGGTGCTCGGGAACATTGAGAAATACGGCCTAAAAAGGCCGGCAACTGGCCCGTTGGAGTACAAGAACACCATGGGAAAGACCCCTGTCTTGGATATTGGTGCATTGGAGAAAATCAGATCCGGAGACATTAAGGTGGTTCCTGGAATCAAGAGGTTTTCACGTGGGCAAGTCGAGCTTGATAATGGGCAAAAGCTTGATATTGATTCGGTTGTTCTGGCCACTGGATACCGCAGCAATGTCCCTTCTTGGCTTCAG GAAGGTGAATTCTTCTCCAAGAATGGGTTTCCAAAGGCACCATTCCCAAATGGGTGGAAAGGAAATTCTGGGCTCTATGCAGTTGGGTTCACAAGGAGAGGGCTGTCTGGTGCATCCTCAGATGCCATGAGAATAGCACAAGACATTGGCCAGGCCTGGAAAGAGGAAACAAAGCAAAAGAAGCAAACCACAGCTTGCCATAGACGATGCATCTCACAGTTCTAA